The proteins below come from a single Jaculus jaculus isolate mJacJac1 chromosome X, mJacJac1.mat.Y.cur, whole genome shotgun sequence genomic window:
- the LOC123456754 gene encoding zinc finger and BTB domain-containing protein 44-like isoform X2 — protein sequence MGVKTFTHSSSSHSQEMLGKLNMLRNDGHFCDITIRVQDKIFRAHKVVLAACSDFFRTKLVGQAEDENTNVLDLHHVTVTGFIPLLEYAYTATLSINTENIIDVLAAASYMQMFSVASTCSKFMKSSILWNTPNSQPEKGLDAGQENNSNCNFTSRDGSISPVSSECSVVERTIPVCRESRRKRKSYIVMSPESPVKCSTQTSSPQVLNSSTSYAENRNQPVDSSLAFPWTFPFGIDRRIQPEKSKQAENARTLELPGPSEAGRRMADYVTCESTKTTLPLGTEEDIHVKVERLSDEEVHEEVSHPVSASQSSVSDQQTVPGSEQVQEDLLISPQSSSIGSVDEGVTEGLPTLQSTSSTNAHADDDDRLENVQYPYQLYIAPSTSSTERPSPNGPDRPFQCPTCGVRFTRIQNLKQHMLIHSGIKPFQCDRCGKKFTRAYSLKMHRLKHEVPFQRQRSMMERSQAENEIARNAECGMYIPAL from the exons atgggtGTGAAGACATTTACTCATAGCTCCTCCTCCCACAGCCAGGAAATGCTTGGAAAACTAAATATGTTGCGAAACGATGGACATTTTTGTGATATCACTATCCGTGTCCAGGACAAAATCTTCagggcacacaaggtggtactaGCAGCTTGCAGTGATTTCTTTCGCACCAAACTTGTAGGCCAAGCAGAGGATGAGAACACAAATGTGTTGGATCTGCATCATGTTACAGTGACCGGCTTTATACCTCTTTTAGAATATGCCTATACAGCCACTCTGTCAATTAACACAGAAAATATTATTGATGTTCTAGCTGCAGCCAGCTATATGCAAATGTTTAGTGTTGCTAGTACCTGCTCAAAGTTCATGAAATCAAGTATTTTATGGAATACACCCAATAGCCAACCAGAAAAGGGTCTAGATGCTGGACAAGAAAATAATTCTAACTGCAATTTCACTTCTCGAGATGGAAGCATTTCTCCAGTGTCTTCCGAGTGTAGTGTGGTAGAAAGAACCATTCCTGTCTGCCGAGAATCCCGGAGAAAACGCAAAAGCTACATCGTTATGTCTCCTGAGAGTCCGGTAAAGTGCAGTACACAAACAAGTTCTCCCCAGGTGTTGAATTCTTCAACTTCCTATGCAGAAAATAGAAACCAGCCAGTTGATTCTTCTTTAGCTTTTCCCTGGACTTTCCCTTTCGGAATTGATCGAAGGATTCAGCCTGAGAAATCTAAGCAGGCAGAAAATGCACGGACTTTAGAATTACCTGGGCCATCTGAGGCAGGTAGACGAATGGCAGATTATGTGACTTGTGAGAGCACAAAAACTACCCTGCCTCTGGGTACTGAAGAAGATATCCACGTCAAAGTAGAGAGATTAAGTGATGAGGAGGTGCATGAAGAAGTGTCCCATCCTGTCAGTGCATCTCAGAGCTCAGTGAGTGATCAGCAGACAGTGCCAGGAAGTGAGCAAGTCCAAGAGGACCTTCTGATTAGTCCACAGTCTTCCTCTATAGGCTCTGTAGATGAAGGTGTGACAGAAGGGTTGCCTACTCTTCAAAGCACGTCTAGCACTAACGCTCATGCAGATGATGATGATCGATTGGAAAATGTTCAGTATCCCTACCAACTCTACATTGCTCCTTCTACCAGTAGTACAGAACGACCAAGTCCAAATGGTCCAGACAGACCTTTTCAGTGTCCAACCTGTGGGGTGCGATTCACCCGTATTCAGAACCTAAAACAGCACATGCTTATCCACTCAGGAATTAAACCATTTCAGTGTGACCGCTGTGGGAAAAAGTTCACCAGGGCTTACTCGCTAAAGATGCATCGCCTAAAGCATGAA G TACCATTCCAAAGGCAAAGAAGCATGATGGAGAGGAGTCAGGCTGAGAATGAAATTGCCAGGAATGCAGAATGTGGTATGTATATCCCAGCTTTATAG
- the LOC123456754 gene encoding zinc finger and BTB domain-containing protein 44-like isoform X1, which produces MGVKTFTHSSSSHSQEMLGKLNMLRNDGHFCDITIRVQDKIFRAHKVVLAACSDFFRTKLVGQAEDENTNVLDLHHVTVTGFIPLLEYAYTATLSINTENIIDVLAAASYMQMFSVASTCSKFMKSSILWNTPNSQPEKGLDAGQENNSNCNFTSRDGSISPVSSECSVVERTIPVCRESRRKRKSYIVMSPESPVKCSTQTSSPQVLNSSTSYAENRNQPVDSSLAFPWTFPFGIDRRIQPEKSKQAENARTLELPGPSEAGRRMADYVTCESTKTTLPLGTEEDIHVKVERLSDEEVHEEVSHPVSASQSSVSDQQTVPGSEQVQEDLLISPQSSSIGSVDEGVTEGLPTLQSTSSTNAHADDDDRTERPSPNGPDRPFQCPTCGVRFTRIQNLKQHMLIHSGIKPFQCDRCGKKFTRAYSLKMHRLKHEVISYYRTT; this is translated from the exons atgggtGTGAAGACATTTACTCATAGCTCCTCCTCCCACAGCCAGGAAATGCTTGGAAAACTAAATATGTTGCGAAACGATGGACATTTTTGTGATATCACTATCCGTGTCCAGGACAAAATCTTCagggcacacaaggtggtactaGCAGCTTGCAGTGATTTCTTTCGCACCAAACTTGTAGGCCAAGCAGAGGATGAGAACACAAATGTGTTGGATCTGCATCATGTTACAGTGACCGGCTTTATACCTCTTTTAGAATATGCCTATACAGCCACTCTGTCAATTAACACAGAAAATATTATTGATGTTCTAGCTGCAGCCAGCTATATGCAAATGTTTAGTGTTGCTAGTACCTGCTCAAAGTTCATGAAATCAAGTATTTTATGGAATACACCCAATAGCCAACCAGAAAAGGGTCTAGATGCTGGACAAGAAAATAATTCTAACTGCAATTTCACTTCTCGAGATGGAAGCATTTCTCCAGTGTCTTCCGAGTGTAGTGTGGTAGAAAGAACCATTCCTGTCTGCCGAGAATCCCGGAGAAAACGCAAAAGCTACATCGTTATGTCTCCTGAGAGTCCGGTAAAGTGCAGTACACAAACAAGTTCTCCCCAGGTGTTGAATTCTTCAACTTCCTATGCAGAAAATAGAAACCAGCCAGTTGATTCTTCTTTAGCTTTTCCCTGGACTTTCCCTTTCGGAATTGATCGAAGGATTCAGCCTGAGAAATCTAAGCAGGCAGAAAATGCACGGACTTTAGAATTACCTGGGCCATCTGAGGCAGGTAGACGAATGGCAGATTATGTGACTTGTGAGAGCACAAAAACTACCCTGCCTCTGGGTACTGAAGAAGATATCCACGTCAAAGTAGAGAGATTAAGTGATGAGGAGGTGCATGAAGAAGTGTCCCATCCTGTCAGTGCATCTCAGAGCTCAGTGAGTGATCAGCAGACAGTGCCAGGAAGTGAGCAAGTCCAAGAGGACCTTCTGATTAGTCCACAGTCTTCCTCTATAGGCTCTGTAGATGAAGGTGTGACAGAAGGGTTGCCTACTCTTCAAAGCACGTCTAGCACTAACGCTCATGCAGATGATGATGATCG TACAGAACGACCAAGTCCAAATGGTCCAGACAGACCTTTTCAGTGTCCAACCTGTGGGGTGCGATTCACCCGTATTCAGAACCTAAAACAGCACATGCTTATCCACTCAGGAATTAAACCATTTCAGTGTGACCGCTGTGGGAAAAAGTTCACCAGGGCTTACTCGCTAAAGATGCATCGCCTAAAGCATGAAGTGATTTCTTACTACCGGACTACTTAA